Proteins encoded together in one Lysinibacter cavernae window:
- the lnt gene encoding apolipoprotein N-acyltransferase has product MPDSRSDHQGLPSSASVLIQNRWLAGALAILGGLLLDVASPELAWWPVAFPAIALLIAPLWGRTFWAGALLGLLGGAAFWMPNIFWLTLYLGPVPWAALAAFMMFWHVVFGALIALVTRYLPRLFRHRNGVTLALLPVVLAGLWLAKETVAGSWPYGGFGWGRVAVTQSNGPLGALASWIGISGLSFVMVFLVSFILCAVALYRQQLVAPGQYVTAPRILVLAPVLLGLMLSVVPVYALPVEGTVRIGAVQGNTKSGIFDDRQPWDSINSHFTESLTLADSNVDLVVWPEGASDLDPNRVEDAASMIETLARDLDVPIVFGTITKDGDRYFNSSLVWEAGRGVVGQYDKKHPVPFAEYMPHRDFYHALAPDLVDMVQLEYTPGTRPATVDIGDWRVGLSICFDIVDDSLAREMVNTDAEFILAQTNNADFGHTDESVQQLAIAQLRAIETGRTVVNISTVGTSAVILPDGSFADRLDTHVPGTMVEDIDRVSGVTPGIAIGLPLQTILLIIAALGAVSAAVVAIGNTIRIRRTRNTSLTEKDAQPE; this is encoded by the coding sequence TTGCCTGATTCTCGTTCCGACCACCAGGGGTTGCCATCGTCGGCTTCCGTGCTCATCCAGAACAGATGGTTAGCCGGTGCCCTCGCGATCCTCGGCGGCCTGTTGCTCGACGTTGCGTCGCCTGAGCTTGCCTGGTGGCCAGTCGCTTTTCCTGCAATTGCGTTGCTTATCGCGCCGCTTTGGGGACGCACCTTCTGGGCCGGCGCACTGCTCGGCCTTCTTGGTGGCGCCGCCTTCTGGATGCCGAATATTTTCTGGCTGACCCTTTACCTCGGCCCAGTTCCGTGGGCTGCACTTGCCGCTTTCATGATGTTTTGGCACGTCGTCTTTGGCGCGTTGATCGCACTTGTCACTCGATACCTCCCGAGGCTGTTCCGACACCGAAACGGAGTCACCCTTGCACTTCTTCCCGTTGTTCTTGCAGGGCTGTGGCTCGCAAAAGAGACGGTTGCCGGGAGCTGGCCGTACGGCGGATTTGGTTGGGGTCGGGTCGCGGTAACCCAGTCAAATGGCCCGCTCGGTGCGCTTGCCTCGTGGATCGGCATTTCCGGATTGAGCTTTGTGATGGTGTTCCTTGTGTCCTTCATCCTCTGCGCAGTTGCGCTCTATCGACAACAACTCGTGGCGCCAGGGCAATATGTGACGGCCCCTCGCATCCTTGTCCTTGCCCCTGTTCTGCTTGGGCTTATGCTCTCTGTTGTGCCTGTGTATGCACTCCCCGTAGAGGGAACCGTGCGAATTGGGGCGGTGCAGGGGAACACCAAGTCAGGGATCTTTGATGATCGTCAGCCGTGGGACTCGATTAACTCACATTTCACCGAATCACTGACACTCGCAGACAGCAACGTTGACCTGGTGGTGTGGCCAGAAGGAGCATCCGATCTGGACCCCAATCGGGTCGAGGATGCGGCGTCCATGATCGAAACGCTCGCTCGCGACCTCGACGTTCCCATCGTGTTTGGTACGATCACCAAAGACGGAGACCGTTACTTCAACAGCTCACTCGTCTGGGAAGCTGGCAGGGGAGTAGTTGGGCAGTACGACAAGAAGCACCCGGTGCCGTTTGCCGAGTACATGCCACACAGGGACTTCTACCATGCCCTTGCGCCAGACCTGGTTGACATGGTGCAGCTTGAATACACGCCGGGCACACGTCCCGCGACTGTTGACATAGGAGACTGGCGAGTCGGACTCTCCATCTGCTTCGATATCGTTGACGATAGCCTCGCGCGCGAAATGGTGAACACCGACGCGGAGTTCATCCTTGCACAAACGAATAATGCCGATTTTGGGCATACTGACGAAAGCGTGCAGCAGCTCGCGATCGCGCAGCTTCGGGCGATTGAGACAGGCCGCACCGTGGTCAATATCTCGACGGTTGGCACGAGCGCCGTGATTCTGCCGGATGGCAGCTTCGCCGACCGACTTGACACACACGTTCCCGGCACGATGGTTGAGGACATTGACCGGGTCAGCGGAGTCACACCGGGCATCGCCATAGGTCTGCCGCTGCAAACGATCCTGCTTATCATCGCAGCCCTCGGTGCGGTCTCCGCTGCGGTCGTTGCCATCGGGAACACGATCCGCATCCGACGCACACGCAACACGTCGTTAACCGAAAAAGACGCCCAACCAGAGTGA
- a CDS encoding DEAD/DEAH box helicase: MTVHDDQELSPAERYARAAQGAKHPRTREFITMSEFGLDPFQVAACESVEDGNSVLVAAPTGAGKTVVAEFAIFLAMSGATDKVFYTAPIKALSNQKFNELVAEYGPENVGLLTGDTNVNATARIVVMTTEVLRNMLYADSTLLRNLSCVVMDEVHYLADRFRGAVWEEIIIHLPASVAMVSLSATVSNAEEFGDWLQAVRGNTDVIVSEHRPVPLDQHVVTRSGLTELFDPVGGDATSADARVNPELVRLAQSEARGRPNQGGGRNQRGRNQRGREQGTRRHDYKTSLSPRRSEVVADLWDARLLPAIFFIFSRVGCDQAVQQLLRDGISLTTQQEADEIREIVEERTKDIPDADLAVLGYWEWLSGLERGIAAHHAGMLPAFKEIVEELFKKRLVLIVFATETLALGINMPARSVVLEKLEKFNGEARVPITPGEYTQLTGRAGRRGIDVEGHSVLVWHDGFDPHAAAALASRRSYPMNSSFRPTYNMAVNLIDRYGRERTREILESSFAQFQADRAVVSMARTVRQYEDSLEGYETSMACDRGDFISYARIREELGRWERLSVRGTATPAGDQAERAAQINRLRAEMKQHPCHSCKDRELHARWAERWVKLNAKKQDLSRQIASRTGAVATVFDRVTDVLTELGYLEVSTAVAETSLPDAALDDTTSAQPSSQESSVVLGEWGRTLKRIYGERDLLIAECLRNDYWKGIDVPAMAALCAALVYEPRREESVGENYLPKGPFREALRLTTEAWARLDDVERRHKLPGTDQPALGLCNAMYAWARGDNLSLVLREADMAAGDFVRSTKQTVDLLEQVAIVAPAATAKVARKAVEALRTGIVAYSSVVEA, translated from the coding sequence ATGACTGTTCACGACGACCAAGAACTCTCGCCGGCCGAGCGTTACGCGCGCGCCGCACAGGGTGCAAAACATCCGAGGACGCGCGAGTTCATCACAATGTCCGAGTTTGGGCTTGATCCGTTCCAGGTTGCGGCCTGTGAAAGCGTCGAAGACGGAAACAGCGTTCTTGTCGCCGCACCAACGGGGGCCGGTAAGACCGTTGTTGCCGAGTTCGCGATCTTCCTCGCGATGAGCGGGGCCACGGATAAGGTGTTCTATACGGCACCAATCAAGGCGCTGAGCAATCAAAAGTTCAACGAGTTAGTTGCCGAATACGGTCCTGAAAACGTTGGATTGCTGACCGGTGACACCAATGTGAACGCAACGGCCCGCATCGTTGTCATGACCACTGAGGTGCTTCGCAACATGCTGTACGCGGATTCGACACTGCTGCGCAATCTCTCGTGCGTCGTGATGGATGAGGTTCACTATCTCGCCGACCGGTTCAGGGGCGCGGTATGGGAAGAAATCATCATCCATCTTCCGGCTTCGGTTGCGATGGTTTCGCTCAGCGCGACGGTGTCAAACGCAGAGGAATTTGGTGACTGGCTGCAGGCCGTTCGAGGCAACACCGACGTCATTGTTTCCGAGCATCGCCCTGTTCCGCTTGATCAGCATGTCGTGACACGATCTGGGCTGACAGAGCTCTTTGATCCTGTTGGCGGTGACGCGACCAGCGCGGATGCCAGGGTGAATCCCGAGCTCGTCAGGCTTGCACAGTCCGAGGCGAGAGGAAGACCAAACCAAGGCGGTGGCCGCAACCAGCGTGGCCGTAACCAACGCGGTCGGGAGCAAGGAACGCGTCGGCACGATTACAAGACCTCGCTGTCGCCAAGGCGCAGCGAGGTGGTGGCGGACCTGTGGGATGCTCGTCTCTTGCCGGCAATTTTCTTCATCTTCAGCCGAGTCGGCTGCGATCAAGCCGTTCAACAACTGCTCAGGGACGGCATCAGCCTGACGACCCAGCAGGAGGCTGACGAGATCCGTGAGATCGTCGAGGAACGCACCAAGGACATCCCAGACGCTGACCTTGCCGTTCTTGGTTACTGGGAGTGGCTGAGCGGCCTCGAGCGGGGTATCGCAGCCCACCACGCTGGCATGCTTCCTGCCTTCAAGGAGATCGTCGAGGAGCTCTTTAAAAAGCGGCTTGTTCTCATCGTGTTTGCAACTGAGACGTTGGCTCTTGGCATCAATATGCCGGCGAGAAGCGTGGTGCTTGAGAAGCTCGAAAAGTTCAATGGCGAGGCACGCGTGCCGATCACACCGGGGGAGTACACGCAGCTCACCGGTCGAGCCGGCCGTCGTGGAATTGATGTTGAGGGCCATTCGGTACTCGTATGGCACGACGGGTTTGACCCGCACGCGGCCGCAGCGCTCGCATCCCGCCGAAGCTACCCGATGAACTCAAGTTTCCGCCCAACCTACAACATGGCGGTCAACCTCATCGATCGCTATGGTCGCGAACGCACACGCGAAATCCTGGAGTCTTCGTTTGCCCAGTTTCAAGCCGACCGTGCCGTTGTCTCCATGGCACGAACTGTGCGCCAGTACGAGGATTCCCTCGAAGGCTACGAAACCTCAATGGCTTGCGACCGCGGCGACTTTATCAGCTACGCACGCATCCGCGAAGAACTGGGGCGCTGGGAGCGCTTATCGGTTCGTGGCACCGCCACGCCGGCGGGCGATCAAGCAGAGCGTGCCGCGCAGATCAATCGACTGCGTGCTGAGATGAAACAGCATCCGTGTCACTCGTGTAAAGACCGTGAACTGCATGCTCGCTGGGCCGAGCGTTGGGTCAAACTCAACGCAAAGAAGCAGGACCTGAGTCGTCAGATCGCCTCGCGCACCGGGGCGGTTGCCACGGTGTTTGACCGGGTAACGGATGTCCTAACCGAGCTTGGCTATCTTGAGGTTTCAACGGCCGTAGCCGAAACCTCACTTCCTGATGCTGCCCTCGACGACACAACTTCCGCACAGCCATCAAGCCAGGAGAGTTCCGTTGTACTGGGCGAGTGGGGTCGTACCCTCAAACGCATATACGGCGAAAGGGACTTGCTCATCGCAGAGTGTCTCCGCAACGATTACTGGAAGGGCATTGATGTGCCGGCAATGGCCGCACTGTGTGCCGCGCTGGTTTACGAGCCCCGCCGTGAGGAATCCGTGGGAGAGAACTACCTGCCAAAGGGCCCGTTCCGTGAGGCCTTGCGTCTCACAACCGAGGCCTGGGCCAGACTGGATGACGTCGAACGCCGCCACAAACTCCCCGGTACCGACCAGCCCGCTCTTGGCCTCTGCAACGCGATGTATGCCTGGGCAAGGGGAGACAACCTGAGTCTTGTCCTTCGCGAGGCCGATATGGCAGCTGGCGACTTTGTTCGGTCAACGAAACAAACGGTTGACCTGCTTGAGCAAGTGGCTATTGTCGCCCCAGCCGCAACCGCGAAGGTTGCAAGGAAGGCAGTTGAGGCCCTTCGTACCGGTATCGTTGCGTACTCGTCGGTGGTCGAAGCTTGA
- the tatC gene encoding twin-arginine translocase subunit TatC — MSLGQHLIELRKRLFRAAIAIVLCMVVGWFLSDFVWDALREPIFTIAEQQNREAELNYADITGAFDLKLQISLIIGFVLSAPFWLYQVWAFLSPGLKRNEKRYAIAFLAAAVPLFFAGCYAGWIVFPNIVNLMTGFAPAEDAARLNARQYFDFALRLIIVVGVAFVLPVLLVLLNFVGVLTAKSIIKSWRVAILVIVLFTAMATPAADVLSMLFLAIPMILLYLLAAGIAYLHDRRLAKKQKGLLADYDLTDPA, encoded by the coding sequence ATGTCTCTGGGGCAGCACCTCATTGAGCTGCGTAAGCGGCTGTTTCGCGCTGCCATCGCGATTGTTCTGTGCATGGTCGTCGGATGGTTTCTCTCCGATTTTGTCTGGGACGCGCTCCGTGAGCCCATCTTCACGATTGCCGAGCAGCAGAACCGCGAAGCCGAGCTGAACTACGCCGACATCACCGGCGCGTTTGACCTGAAGCTGCAAATCTCGCTCATTATCGGCTTTGTCCTTTCGGCACCGTTCTGGCTCTATCAGGTCTGGGCGTTTCTTTCTCCCGGCCTCAAACGCAATGAGAAGCGATACGCCATTGCGTTTCTTGCCGCAGCAGTGCCGCTGTTTTTTGCGGGTTGCTATGCGGGCTGGATCGTCTTCCCAAACATCGTGAACCTCATGACGGGTTTTGCCCCGGCTGAGGATGCCGCTCGCCTCAACGCGCGGCAGTACTTCGACTTTGCGCTTCGGCTCATCATTGTGGTTGGTGTTGCGTTTGTGCTTCCCGTGCTGCTGGTTTTGCTCAACTTTGTTGGGGTGCTGACGGCAAAGTCAATTATCAAGTCGTGGCGCGTCGCTATCCTCGTGATCGTCCTCTTTACCGCGATGGCAACGCCTGCAGCGGATGTCTTGAGCATGCTCTTCCTTGCGATACCGATGATCCTGCTCTATCTGCTCGCAGCCGGCATTGCCTATCTGCACGATAGACGACTTGCGAAAAAGCAAAAAGGCCTCCTGGCCGATTACGATCTCACTGACCCGGCCTAG
- the tatA gene encoding twin-arginine translocase TatA/TatE family subunit, which translates to MLANFGGWHAVIIILVVLLLFGATKLPALARSMGQSMKIFKNEIKSDNVPDASAPNAAAGQAPAAPGTVANGAAQNVAPEAAAPSDGTQPNTPTQH; encoded by the coding sequence ATGCTTGCAAACTTTGGCGGGTGGCACGCGGTGATCATCATCCTCGTTGTGCTGCTACTTTTTGGCGCAACGAAGCTTCCTGCGTTGGCTCGCAGCATGGGGCAGTCGATGAAGATCTTTAAGAACGAGATCAAGAGTGACAACGTTCCAGATGCATCCGCACCAAATGCCGCAGCAGGTCAGGCGCCAGCCGCACCTGGCACTGTTGCGAACGGGGCTGCGCAGAACGTCGCTCCGGAGGCCGCCGCACCAAGCGACGGTACTCAGCCGAACACCCCAACACAGCACTAG
- a CDS encoding helix-turn-helix transcriptional regulator, translated as MAKPQPLVATDKLTFLLSLVPYLIDRGVVTVTEVANDFDVAPAYVRSIVPFLGTAGLPGDTSTYQHSDLFDIDWDALEQHDEVVLRNYVGIEDVPRFSTSEIAALLAGLQYLSGLPEFRDSGDIDLLMQKLRGGADGPLLSTVSIAPHEFAGSAGEQRITLARQAVAEGRQLDFYYRNADGEQAQRTVDAQEVVSTDDVWYLRGWDHLREAPRMFRLDRMTAVQLGETIDPTHRREAYDPEFLEQDASQQVVTLDVSAAGFSLIQDFQPVIFDPEAPVTAQNAKRPVLLPPPAIGERALARIRVSSFAGITRLASTHSAELSIVDPPEARTAVSSWAKAALDLYGS; from the coding sequence ATGGCTAAACCTCAGCCACTGGTCGCAACCGATAAGCTCACGTTCCTGCTGAGCCTCGTTCCCTATCTCATCGACCGCGGAGTCGTGACCGTTACAGAGGTCGCCAATGATTTTGACGTAGCGCCCGCCTACGTTCGTTCGATTGTTCCGTTTCTCGGAACAGCCGGTCTTCCAGGCGACACGTCAACGTACCAGCACAGTGACCTGTTCGACATCGACTGGGATGCACTCGAGCAGCACGACGAGGTGGTTCTGCGCAATTATGTTGGCATCGAAGATGTTCCGCGCTTCTCCACCTCTGAGATAGCGGCGCTGCTCGCCGGTCTCCAGTACCTTTCTGGCCTTCCTGAGTTCCGTGATTCAGGAGACATCGACCTCCTCATGCAAAAGCTGCGCGGGGGAGCAGATGGACCGCTTCTCTCGACGGTGAGCATAGCCCCTCACGAATTTGCTGGCTCCGCCGGCGAGCAGCGGATTACGCTGGCGCGTCAGGCCGTCGCCGAAGGCCGCCAATTGGATTTTTACTACCGAAACGCTGATGGGGAACAGGCCCAGCGTACGGTTGATGCCCAAGAAGTCGTCTCGACAGACGATGTCTGGTATCTCCGCGGCTGGGATCACCTCCGTGAGGCTCCGAGGATGTTTCGACTCGACCGCATGACCGCTGTGCAACTTGGCGAAACGATCGATCCGACGCATCGCCGTGAAGCATATGATCCCGAGTTTCTTGAACAGGATGCCAGCCAGCAGGTTGTAACCCTCGACGTGAGTGCAGCTGGATTCAGCCTCATTCAAGACTTCCAGCCCGTGATTTTTGATCCGGAGGCGCCCGTGACGGCACAGAACGCAAAGCGACCAGTGCTGTTGCCGCCGCCGGCGATCGGCGAGCGGGCCCTTGCCCGCATCCGAGTGTCAAGCTTCGCGGGCATTACGAGGCTCGCTTCCACGCACAGCGCCGAGCTCAGCATTGTTGATCCTCCCGAGGCGCGCACCGCAGTGTCGTCGTGGGCCAAAGCCGCGCTCGACCTCTACGGATCGTAA
- a CDS encoding helix-turn-helix transcriptional regulator — protein sequence MAAPQQRSISSEKRLFSMVLALIASTTGLTKQQILSSVYGYSDRYDESGNNASLERQFERDKDSLRELGIPLDTIDSPEEAGNTQLMRYRILKEGYELPADVSFDARERALLALASTVWREGSLSAESRRSLMKLTSLGVTPDSALIGYSPRVHTRDAAFPALLEAIQQRHTVSFQYAKPGIPAVFTREVVPLALVSFESRWHLYSYDWAMHAPRTFLLSRMVSPVSQVSAPDYNYDDSFDYAGHLFSELQAIADRQHATVRVLRNTDAAVRLAERAAKASEGDSPVGIDDSTALITLSVPYVDAHVFADELAGYGPEATVIEPAELRDLVIRRLRRAVSAHG from the coding sequence GTGGCTGCCCCTCAGCAACGCTCGATCTCTTCGGAGAAACGACTGTTCAGCATGGTGCTCGCGCTCATTGCGAGCACGACAGGACTCACAAAGCAGCAGATCTTGTCGTCGGTGTACGGCTACTCGGATCGCTATGACGAGTCGGGCAATAATGCCTCACTCGAACGCCAATTCGAGCGGGACAAAGACAGCCTGCGCGAACTCGGCATCCCCCTCGATACGATTGACTCGCCGGAAGAAGCCGGCAATACCCAGCTCATGCGGTACCGCATCCTCAAAGAGGGCTACGAGCTTCCCGCAGATGTGAGTTTTGACGCTCGGGAGCGCGCGCTCCTTGCGCTCGCTTCAACGGTTTGGCGTGAGGGCTCGCTCTCGGCTGAGTCCCGCCGCTCGCTGATGAAGCTAACGTCGCTCGGCGTTACCCCCGATTCCGCGCTGATCGGATACTCGCCCCGAGTGCACACTCGAGACGCGGCATTTCCGGCGTTGCTTGAGGCCATTCAGCAGCGCCACACCGTGTCATTCCAGTATGCAAAGCCCGGAATTCCTGCCGTGTTCACACGAGAGGTTGTACCACTCGCGCTGGTCAGCTTTGAGTCGCGCTGGCACCTCTACTCGTACGACTGGGCGATGCACGCGCCCCGAACATTCCTGCTCTCGCGAATGGTTTCACCCGTCTCGCAGGTTTCTGCACCCGACTACAACTATGACGATTCGTTTGATTACGCTGGTCACCTCTTCTCTGAGCTGCAGGCCATTGCCGATCGTCAGCACGCGACGGTCAGGGTACTTCGGAACACAGATGCTGCCGTTCGGCTCGCTGAGCGCGCGGCGAAGGCGAGCGAGGGCGACTCTCCAGTTGGAATCGACGACTCGACCGCCCTGATCACGCTTTCCGTTCCCTATGTGGATGCCCACGTATTTGCAGACGAGCTCGCCGGCTACGGCCCAGAGGCGACGGTTATCGAGCCAGCTGAACTGCGTGATCTCGTCATCCGGCGTCTCCGAAGGGCGGTGAGCGCGCATGGCTAA
- a CDS encoding tRNA (adenine-N1)-methyltransferase, with translation MTESTESANTPLPFSGPFQIGDRVQLTGPKNKVHTITLTVGGEFHSHRGVIKHDSLIGVPDGSVISNTTGEPYLALRPLLSDFAMSMPRGAAIIYPKDSAQILAQADIFPGATVVEAGVGSGALSSWLLRAIGPTGTLASFERREEFAEIARGNVETFLGYMPENWSVTVGDLQDELESRFEEHTVDRVVLDMLAPWECIEDSARVLKPGGVILCYVATVTQLSRVAEAVRATGMFTNPQSNETMVRGWHVEGLAVRPDHRMIAHTGFLITARRLAPGTVLPELKRRPSKSDFSAEDVEAWTPGALGLRDKSDKYLRKNVRQAQTGASHSRTRREADARSAASDDDSAPDVG, from the coding sequence GTGACTGAATCAACCGAGTCAGCCAACACGCCGCTGCCGTTTAGCGGGCCGTTTCAGATTGGCGACCGTGTGCAGCTCACGGGTCCGAAAAACAAGGTCCACACGATTACCTTGACGGTTGGTGGAGAATTTCACAGCCACCGCGGTGTCATCAAACACGATTCGCTCATTGGCGTGCCAGACGGTTCGGTCATCAGCAACACAACGGGGGAGCCATACCTTGCCCTCCGGCCGCTCCTGAGCGACTTTGCGATGTCAATGCCGCGTGGTGCTGCCATCATCTACCCGAAAGATAGCGCACAGATCTTGGCCCAGGCCGATATCTTTCCCGGCGCCACGGTCGTCGAGGCCGGCGTAGGGTCCGGAGCACTGTCCTCCTGGTTGCTCAGGGCCATTGGCCCAACCGGCACGCTCGCGTCCTTCGAACGTCGCGAGGAATTTGCCGAAATCGCGCGCGGTAACGTCGAAACGTTCCTCGGCTACATGCCAGAAAACTGGAGCGTCACCGTTGGTGATCTGCAGGATGAGCTTGAGTCTCGTTTTGAAGAACACACGGTTGATCGTGTTGTGCTCGACATGCTCGCGCCGTGGGAGTGCATCGAGGATTCGGCACGTGTACTCAAACCGGGCGGGGTCATCCTCTGTTACGTCGCAACAGTGACCCAGCTCTCGCGGGTTGCAGAGGCCGTTCGCGCGACCGGAATGTTCACTAATCCCCAGTCAAACGAGACCATGGTGCGCGGTTGGCATGTTGAAGGCCTTGCGGTTCGTCCTGATCACCGCATGATTGCCCACACCGGATTCCTGATTACCGCCCGACGACTTGCTCCCGGCACGGTGCTTCCAGAGCTCAAGCGCCGTCCCTCAAAATCTGATTTCTCCGCGGAGGACGTCGAAGCCTGGACCCCAGGAGCGCTCGGTCTTCGCGACAAGAGCGATAAATACCTTCGCAAGAACGTTCGCCAGGCTCAGACCGGTGCCTCACACTCACGGACTCGTCGGGAAGCGGATGCGCGCAGCGCCGCTTCCGATGACGATTCCGCCCCCGACGTCGGATAG
- a CDS encoding HAD-IA family hydrolase — MTQLLPAAVLWDMDGTLIDTEPFWNIAEDRLAEQYGAVLTDDDRRAMTGMGLWDAAVVLQRAGITLGADEIVETLTQAVSDMLVPESMPWRPGALSLLEDLHAHNIPVALVTMSTRVLTEKILALLPVPAFQHLIVGDEVPNAKPHPDPYLMGAEALGVDIANCVALEDSINGLRAAWASGAVALGIPHLLSLDNTDSHALWPTLEGKTATDIAELFAAHRGPNSTATPGGANPS; from the coding sequence GTGACTCAACTTTTACCCGCCGCAGTTCTCTGGGACATGGACGGCACCCTCATAGATACCGAGCCGTTCTGGAATATTGCCGAGGACCGTCTCGCCGAGCAATACGGCGCAGTCCTCACTGACGACGATCGCAGAGCAATGACGGGTATGGGGCTGTGGGATGCCGCAGTTGTGCTCCAGCGAGCCGGCATTACGCTCGGCGCCGACGAGATCGTAGAGACGCTAACCCAAGCGGTTTCCGACATGCTCGTTCCCGAAAGTATGCCGTGGCGCCCAGGTGCACTCTCGTTGCTTGAGGACCTGCACGCTCACAACATACCGGTGGCCTTGGTGACAATGTCTACCCGAGTCTTGACCGAGAAGATTCTCGCATTGCTGCCCGTTCCTGCCTTTCAGCACCTGATTGTTGGCGACGAGGTACCAAACGCAAAGCCACACCCGGATCCGTACCTCATGGGGGCAGAAGCTCTTGGAGTAGACATTGCCAACTGCGTGGCGCTCGAGGACTCGATCAATGGATTGCGCGCGGCGTGGGCATCAGGTGCTGTCGCCCTTGGCATCCCTCATCTCCTCAGCCTCGACAACACAGATTCACACGCGCTCTGGCCAACCCTTGAGGGCAAGACGGCTACAGACATTGCCGAGCTCTTTGCCGCACACCGCGGCCCCAACTCGACCGCCACACCCGGCGGCGCAAACCCTTCCTAG
- the mshC gene encoding cysteine--1-D-myo-inosityl 2-amino-2-deoxy-alpha-D-glucopyranoside ligase, with product MQSWSAPVVPVLPGSGLVPVIFDTSTQRLVPSTDEPAVATLYVCGITPYDATHIGHAATYLAYDLLLRAWRDAGLETRYGQNITDIDDPLLERADATGVNWEDLAAEQIDLFREDMAALSMLPPDAYVGVTEQIDAIADGVKRLEDSGFAYRVAVEGTQGDLYFDSHETLTPGWTVGSTTPYDRPELDELSAERGGDPLRDGKRDPIDPLLWRAERAGEPAWDSPVGRGRPGWHIECSVIAVDALGSNISVQGGGYDLVFPHHDFSAGHALALNGQPLAKVFNHVALVAYEGEKMSKSRGNLVFVSKLRRSGVHPSVIRLAIMASHYRTAWEWTDARLGEATDRFALWMRAFSPSADGQGANGPAVDAGQLLNNIRVSLANDLDAASAIGAIDAAAHQALAGGVDDVALVRSSIMALLGVDLADTSNLAPAA from the coding sequence GTGCAGTCTTGGAGCGCACCAGTTGTCCCAGTGCTACCTGGGAGCGGCCTCGTGCCGGTTATCTTTGATACCTCAACGCAGCGGCTCGTGCCGTCGACCGACGAACCCGCCGTTGCCACGCTCTACGTATGCGGCATTACGCCTTACGACGCAACGCATATTGGTCACGCGGCCACGTATCTTGCCTACGATTTACTCCTTCGTGCGTGGAGGGACGCGGGCCTCGAAACTCGTTACGGCCAGAACATTACCGACATTGACGACCCGCTTCTTGAGCGCGCTGACGCGACCGGAGTGAATTGGGAAGACCTGGCTGCAGAGCAGATCGACCTGTTCCGCGAAGACATGGCGGCCCTTTCGATGCTTCCGCCAGACGCCTATGTCGGCGTTACGGAGCAGATTGACGCGATCGCAGATGGGGTCAAGCGGCTCGAGGATTCCGGATTCGCCTATCGTGTTGCCGTTGAGGGGACTCAGGGCGATCTGTACTTCGATTCACACGAGACGCTGACCCCGGGTTGGACGGTCGGGTCAACGACTCCGTACGATCGCCCCGAACTTGATGAGTTGAGCGCCGAACGAGGGGGAGATCCACTCCGCGACGGGAAGCGTGATCCCATCGATCCGCTTCTGTGGCGCGCGGAGCGTGCTGGCGAACCTGCATGGGATAGCCCCGTTGGTAGAGGCCGCCCCGGCTGGCATATTGAGTGTTCTGTTATCGCGGTTGACGCGCTTGGCAGCAATATTTCTGTGCAGGGAGGCGGCTACGACCTCGTTTTCCCTCATCACGACTTCAGCGCTGGACACGCGCTTGCCTTGAACGGCCAACCGCTTGCCAAGGTATTCAACCACGTTGCGCTCGTCGCCTACGAGGGCGAGAAGATGAGTAAATCGCGTGGCAACCTCGTCTTTGTTTCAAAACTTCGCCGTTCCGGAGTGCATCCGAGTGTCATCCGCTTGGCCATCATGGCCAGCCACTATCGCACCGCCTGGGAGTGGACGGATGCTCGACTTGGCGAGGCAACCGATCGATTTGCCCTGTGGATGCGTGCCTTCTCGCCATCAGCTGACGGTCAGGGAGCCAACGGACCTGCCGTTGACGCTGGTCAGCTGCTTAACAACATCCGCGTTTCGCTGGCAAATGACCTCGACGCGGCGTCGGCGATCGGGGCTATTGACGCAGCCGCCCACCAGGCTCTCGCTGGGGGAGTCGATGACGTAGCGCTGGTCCGCAGCAGCATCATGGCCCTCCTCGGTGTTGACTTGGCCGACACCTCGAATCTCGCACCCGCTGCCTAA